A window of Citrus sinensis cultivar Valencia sweet orange chromosome 7, DVS_A1.0, whole genome shotgun sequence contains these coding sequences:
- the LOC127903743 gene encoding uncharacterized protein LOC127903743, whose product MAVNHQMKQVLRAILMPQVLLNLKELNLRKLILQLVLTPLIEMFGATLEVLRKMINDGPSRDMRGEAKSAYREMKSFEFVFILLLLHRVLGISDILCRALQAKSLDILNALNYITSTKRLLQEFRDNGWDDFVRSVESFCGKHDISVADMSVRYMEGTRRSCQQKDYITVEHHYHFDIFNDVIDFQLTEINSRFPEQTMELLTLSSALDPIDGFKLFDIDRICCLAEKFYPHDFTANEIFALRRELEHYKFDVLSHPLFQQVASLSELCRRLIETKKSQHYFLIDRLIRLVLTLPVSTATTERAFSAMSLIKTSLRNKMENEFLSNCMVVYVEREIADTIVPESIIDEFYYLKPRKVQF is encoded by the coding sequence ATGGCGGTCAATCATCAAATGAAACAAGTTCTCCGTGCAATATTGATGCCTCAAGTTCTCTTAAATCTCAAAGAGCTGAATTTGAGAAAGTTGATACTCCAACTAGTATTGACACCCCTTATTGAGATGTTTGGTGCAACTCTTGAAGTTCTAAGAAAGATGATTAATGATGGGCCCAGTCGAGATATGCGTGGAGAAGCTAAAAGTGCGTATAGAGAAATGAAATCCTTCGAGTTTGTGttcattttacttttgttgCATAGAGTTCTTGGGATCTCTGATATTCTTTGCCGAGCATTACAAGCAAAATCTTTAGACATCTTGAATGCTTTGAATTATATCACAAGTACTAAAAGGCTTTTGCAAGAATTTCGAGATAATGGTTGGGATGATTTTGTTAGAAGTGTGGAATCATTTTGTGGAAAGCATGACATTAGTGTGGCTGATATGAGTGTTCGTTATATGGAAGGTACAAGACGCTCTTGTCAACAAAAAGATTATATTACAGTTGAGCATCATTATCactttgatatatttaatgatgtAATAGATTTTCAATTGACAGAGATAAATAGCAGGTTCCCAGAGCAAACTATGGAACTCCTTACTCTAAGCTCGGCTTTGGATCCAATCGATgggtttaaattatttgatatagaTCGTATTTGTTGTCTTGCTGAGAAATTTTATCCTCATGATTTCACTGCAAATGAGATTTTTGCTTTGAGAAGAGAATTGGAGCATTACAAGTTTGATGTGCTTTCTCATCCACTTTTTCAACAAGTTGCATCACTTTCTGAGTTATGTCGACGATTAATTGAAACAAAGAAGTCACAACACTATTTCTTGATTGATAGATTAATTCGTCTAGTGTTGACTCTTCCAGTGTCTACAGCCACAACAGAGCGTGCATTTTCAGCCATGAGCCTTATCAAGACATCACTTCGCAATAAGATGGAAAATgagtttctttcaaattgtatGGTTGTCTATGTTGAAAGAGAAATTGCAGATACTATTGTTCCAGAATCCataattgatgaattttattatttgaagcCGCGAAAAGTacaattttag
- the LOC102611030 gene encoding GDSL esterase/lipase At5g08460, producing MFTLQYNLPFKLARGTFKSWIRPCPCFTVTSTASTSYKLHLPFDKLKRGRRRRRRSKDNILKMEKPWSSFAIILISCLFVVARKNGSVVGQQFPAMFVFGDSLVDCGNNNYISSLARANYLPYGIDFIGAGPTGRFCNGKTIIDFLGDLLGLPLLPPFATTFTDRRDILMGVNYASAAAGILNESGKNLGDRFSLSQQVQNFETTLDQLKSIIMDERKLQQHLAKSLVVVNIGSNDYINNYLMPSTYSSSSSYNPQQYADLLINHYTSHIMEVYNLGMRKFLLAAIGPLGCMPNQLATGLAPPGKCVAYVNDMAQAFNTRLMALVDQLSSNYTEATFVYGNTYGLFTEILNNPDFYGLSVTDRGCCGIGRNRGQITCLPFSIPCFNRDQYLFWDAYHPSQAFNEIVARRAYSGGSSDCYPMNVKQMALV from the exons atgttcacTTTACAATATAACCTTCCTTTTAAATTAGCCCGGGGTACTTTCAAATCCTGGATCCGCCCCTGCCCATGCTTTACGGTTACCTCTACGGCATCAACATCCTATAAGCTCCATCTtccatttgataaattaaagaggggaagaagaagaagaagaagatcaaagGACAATATTCTAAAGATGGAAAAGCCATGGTCGAGTTTTGCTATAATTCTCAtttcttgtttgtttgttgttgCTCGGAAGAATGGAAGTGTTGTAGGGCAGCAATTTCCAGCAATGTTTGTGTTTGGAGACTCATTGGTTGATTGTGGAAACAACAATTACATAAGCTCTTTGGCAAGAGCAAACTATTTGCCATATGGCATTGATTTCATTGGAGCAGGCCCAACTGGGAGATTCTGTAATGGCAAAActattattgattttcttg GAGATCTGTTAGGTCTTCCTCTTCTTCCACCATTTGCTACTACTTTCACAGACAGAAGAGACATTCTTATGGGAGTAAATTATGCTTCAGCAGCTGCAGGGATCCTCAATGAGTCCGGAAAAAATCTA GGAGATCGGTTCAGCTTAAGCCAACAGGTTCAGAATTTCGAAACAACATTGGACCAACTAAAAAGCATAATAATGGATGAAAGAAAATTGCAACAGCACCTGGCAAAATCATTGGTCGTTGTAAACATTGGTAGCAATGACTACATCAACAATTATCTCATGCCATCTACATACTCCTCCAGCTCCAGTTACAACCCCCAACAATATGCTGATCTCCTCATAAATCACTACACCAGCCACATTATG GAGGTGTACAATTTAGGTATGAGAAAGTTCTTGTTAGCAGCAATCGGGCCTCTGGGCTGCATGCCGAATCAACTAGCCACCGGACTTGCTCCGCCGGGAAAGTGTGTTGCTTATGTCAACGATATGGCTCAAGCATTCAACACCCGACTCATGGCTCTCGTTGATCAGCTAAGCTCCAATTACACCGAGGCTACTTTTGTTTACGGCAATACTTACGGACTGTTCACAGAGATACTCAATAACCCTGATTTTTATG GACTCAGTGTGACCGATAGAGGGTGTTGTGGCATAGGAAGAAATAGAGGGCAAATTACGTGCCTTCCATTTTCAATCCCATGTTTCAATAGAGACCAGTATTTGTTCTGGGATGCTTACCATCCATCACAAGCTTTTAATGAGATTGTTGCTCGAAGGGCGTACTCTGGTGGATCATCCGACTGCTATCCTATGAATGTGAAACAAATGGCTCTAGTTTGa
- the LOC102610323 gene encoding protein SUPPRESSOR OF GENE SILENCING 3 isoform X1 — protein sequence MSARRGGKSPIAAGSSNTSVKGKNVTEVSNSQVDHLSGSVADISLDSAQDDGGWEVYVRKSKNKAGSGTTKSFGSQNSNYKAWGHLDSTQKPGMRGNGSSGRAPAKTWTTVNADSKIPAGRVNARPQLTNWVPETNNMATQTGIRPPLEHGWNWQSRAGSTIFKHSEDGHDKESGNLDEVHKDNVEDDYDDEKDDDSNVSDDSDDELLSDEFDSDTSQKSHDTRKKSRWFKKFFESLESLTVEEINEPARQWHCPACQGGPGAIDWYRGLQPLMTHAKTKGSKRVKLHRELAELLDEELRRRGTSVIPAGEVFGKWKGLKDTEKDHEIVWPPMVIIMNTRLDKDENDKWTGMGNQELLEYFSSYAAVRARHSYGPQGHRGMSVLIFESSAGGYLEAERLHKHFAEQGTDRDSWNNSNRRVLFHAGGKRQLYGFMALKEDLDVFNQHCHGKTKQKFEMRSYHEMVVNQIRQMSEDNQQLIYLKNRVVKEQRHSKALEATFSIVSEKLRETMEENRIVKQRTKMQHEQNKEEMDFQEQLFKDQIRIIHEARDEKEENFEKLQQQEREKVKQSIANPKNTEDYKLRAEEIAKFITVQDKEMEEFVAARDRLIKFHGEKMDAMRRRHWEEEVELEKGFDAELTQLMEKYSTHITEVAADSV from the exons ATGAGTGCAAGAAGAGGTGGAAAGTCTCCAATTGCTGCTGGCAGCAGCAACACTTCTGTGAAGGGGAAAAATGTGACTGAAGTCTCCAATTCCCAGGTTGATCATTTGAGCGGATCTGTAGCAGATATCAGCCTGGATTCGGCACAGGATGATGGTGGATGGGAGGTTTATGTGAGGAAGTCAAAAAACAAAGCTGGCAGTGGGACTACCAAATCCTTTGGTTCTCAGAATTCTAATTATAAGGCATGGGGACATCTGGATAGCACTCAGAAACCAGGAATGCGGGGTAATGGTAGCTCAGGGAGGGCTCCTGCCAAAACCTGGACAACTGTAAATGCAGATTCTAAGATACCAGCTGGCAGAGTGAATGCAAGACCCCAATTGACCAACTGGGTTCCTGAGACAAACAACATGGCCACACAAACAGGGATTCGCCCTCCTCTGGAGCATGGTTGGAATTGGCAATCTAGAGCTGGTTCTACTATATTCAAACATTCAGAAGATGGCCATGATAAAGAGAGTGGTAATCTTGACGAGGTCCACAAAgacaatgttgaagatgattATGACGATGAGAAAGATGATGATTCTAATGTTTCAGATGATTCGGATGATGAGTTACTGAGTGATGAGTTTGATTCTGATACCAGTCAGAAGAGTCATGACACACGTAAGAAAAGCCGATGGTTCAAGAAATTCTTTGAAAGTTTGGAAAGCCTGACAGTTGAGGAGATCAATGAACCAGCAAGGCAGTGGCACTGTCCTGCTTGCCAAGGTGGTCCTGGAGCCATTGACTGGTACCGCGGCCTACAGCCTTTAATGACCCATGCCAAAACTAAAGGATCAAAGAGGGTGAAGCTCCACCGTGAACTTGCTGAGCTGTTGGATGAAGAGTTACGAAGGCGGGGAACTTCGGTTATTCCAGCTGGTGAAGTTTTTGGCAAGTGGAAAGGTCTGAAGGATACAGAAAAAGATCATGAAATTGTTTGGCCTCCAATGGTTATTATCATGAACACAAGGCTTGACAAGGATGAGAATGATAAG TGGACTGGAATGGGAAATCAAGAACTTCTTGAGTACTTCAGCTCATATGCTGCTGTGAGGGCTCGACACTCTTATGGCCCACAGGGGCACCGTGGGATGAGTGTTTTGATCTTTGAGAGCTCTGCAGGGGGTTATCTAGAGGCTGAGCGTCTACATAAGCATTTTGCCGAGCAAGGAACAGATAGAGATTCGTGGAATAACAGTAACCGCAGAGTTTTATTCCATGCTGGTGGAAAGCGCCAACTTTATGGTTTCATGGCACTGAAAGAAGACTTGGATGTCTTCAACCAGCATTGCCACG GTAAAACAAAGCAGAAATTTGAGATGAGATCATACCACGAGATGGTTGTGAATCAGATCAGGCAAATGAGCGAGGATAATCAACAGCTCATATATTTGAAGAATAGGGTTGTGAAAGAACAAAGGCACTCAAAAGCTCTTGAAGCAACTTTTAGTATTGTGAGTGAGAAGCTGCGTGAAACCATGGAGGAAAACCGCATTGTGAAACAGAGGACCAAAATGCAACATGAGCAGAACAAAGAAGAG ATGGATTTTCAAGAGCAACTCTTCAAGGACCAGATTAGAATAATTCATGAAGCAAGGGATGAAAAGGAAGAGAATTTTGAGAAGCTGCAACAACAGGAACGAGAGAAGGTGAAGCAATCAATTGCTAATCCTAAAAACACTGAGGACTACAAGCTCAG GGCAGAGGAAATTGCCAAGTTCATAACGGTTCAAGACAAAGAAATGGAAGAGTTTGTGGCAGCAAGGGACCGGCTGATAAAATTTCACGGTGAGAAGATGGATGCAATGAGGCGGAGGCATTGGGAGGAAGAGGTTGAACTTGAGAAAGGATTTGATGCTGAGTTGACTCAATTGATGGAGAAGTACTCTACTCATATAACAGAGGTTGCCGCTGACAGTGTTTGA
- the LOC102610323 gene encoding protein SUPPRESSOR OF GENE SILENCING 3 isoform X2 produces MSARRGGKSPIAAGSSNTSVKGKNVTEVSNSQVDHLSGSVADISLDSAQDDGGWEVYVRKSKNKAGSGTTKSFGSQNSNYKAWGHLDSTQKPGMRGNGSSGRAPAKTWTTVNADSKIPAGRVNARPQLTNWVPETNNMATQTGIRPPLEHGWNWQSRAGSTIFKHSEDGHDKESGNLDEVHKDNVEDDYDDEKDDDSNVSDDSDDELLSDEFDSDTSQKSHDTRKKSRWFKKFFESLESLTVEEINEPARQWHCPACQGGPGAIDWYRGLQPLMTHAKTKGSKRVKLHRELAELLDEELRRRGTSVIPAGEVFGKWKGLKDTEKDHEIVWPPMVIIMNTRLDKDENDKWTGMGNQELLEYFSSYAAVRARHSYGPQGHRGMSVLIFESSAGGYLEAERLHKHFAEQGTDRDSWNNSNRRVLFHAGGKRQLYGFMALKEDLDVFNQHCHGKTKQKFEMRSYHEMVVNQIRQMSEDNQQLIYLKNRVVKEQRHSKALEATFSIVSEKLRETMEENRIVKQRTKMQHEQNKEEV; encoded by the exons ATGAGTGCAAGAAGAGGTGGAAAGTCTCCAATTGCTGCTGGCAGCAGCAACACTTCTGTGAAGGGGAAAAATGTGACTGAAGTCTCCAATTCCCAGGTTGATCATTTGAGCGGATCTGTAGCAGATATCAGCCTGGATTCGGCACAGGATGATGGTGGATGGGAGGTTTATGTGAGGAAGTCAAAAAACAAAGCTGGCAGTGGGACTACCAAATCCTTTGGTTCTCAGAATTCTAATTATAAGGCATGGGGACATCTGGATAGCACTCAGAAACCAGGAATGCGGGGTAATGGTAGCTCAGGGAGGGCTCCTGCCAAAACCTGGACAACTGTAAATGCAGATTCTAAGATACCAGCTGGCAGAGTGAATGCAAGACCCCAATTGACCAACTGGGTTCCTGAGACAAACAACATGGCCACACAAACAGGGATTCGCCCTCCTCTGGAGCATGGTTGGAATTGGCAATCTAGAGCTGGTTCTACTATATTCAAACATTCAGAAGATGGCCATGATAAAGAGAGTGGTAATCTTGACGAGGTCCACAAAgacaatgttgaagatgattATGACGATGAGAAAGATGATGATTCTAATGTTTCAGATGATTCGGATGATGAGTTACTGAGTGATGAGTTTGATTCTGATACCAGTCAGAAGAGTCATGACACACGTAAGAAAAGCCGATGGTTCAAGAAATTCTTTGAAAGTTTGGAAAGCCTGACAGTTGAGGAGATCAATGAACCAGCAAGGCAGTGGCACTGTCCTGCTTGCCAAGGTGGTCCTGGAGCCATTGACTGGTACCGCGGCCTACAGCCTTTAATGACCCATGCCAAAACTAAAGGATCAAAGAGGGTGAAGCTCCACCGTGAACTTGCTGAGCTGTTGGATGAAGAGTTACGAAGGCGGGGAACTTCGGTTATTCCAGCTGGTGAAGTTTTTGGCAAGTGGAAAGGTCTGAAGGATACAGAAAAAGATCATGAAATTGTTTGGCCTCCAATGGTTATTATCATGAACACAAGGCTTGACAAGGATGAGAATGATAAG TGGACTGGAATGGGAAATCAAGAACTTCTTGAGTACTTCAGCTCATATGCTGCTGTGAGGGCTCGACACTCTTATGGCCCACAGGGGCACCGTGGGATGAGTGTTTTGATCTTTGAGAGCTCTGCAGGGGGTTATCTAGAGGCTGAGCGTCTACATAAGCATTTTGCCGAGCAAGGAACAGATAGAGATTCGTGGAATAACAGTAACCGCAGAGTTTTATTCCATGCTGGTGGAAAGCGCCAACTTTATGGTTTCATGGCACTGAAAGAAGACTTGGATGTCTTCAACCAGCATTGCCACG GTAAAACAAAGCAGAAATTTGAGATGAGATCATACCACGAGATGGTTGTGAATCAGATCAGGCAAATGAGCGAGGATAATCAACAGCTCATATATTTGAAGAATAGGGTTGTGAAAGAACAAAGGCACTCAAAAGCTCTTGAAGCAACTTTTAGTATTGTGAGTGAGAAGCTGCGTGAAACCATGGAGGAAAACCGCATTGTGAAACAGAGGACCAAAATGCAACATGAGCAGAACAAAGAAGAGGTATGA